A window of Bacillus sp. DX3.1 genomic DNA:
GATATGTACTTATTCCAGCGCCAAGGCAAGGAATATAAAGTCGTTGATAAAGATTGGGAAAACGTTCGCGATCAGCTCGTCAATATGCGCACAAATGGTGGTTTCCCGTATTTAGTAGTTGAAGATGGAGATTATTTGAAGAATGGTGAGTTGTATATTAAGCATTCTTATGAAGGAATAGAGCTTGATTTGAAATACTTAGAGAAAGTATTGCCATACATTCATCAGCTATGGGGAAGAACGGTGCATATGGAGTCGAGTGTGGAGAATAAAGGTGTTGTGTTTTCATATGATGGGAAGATGGTGCACCGGAAGTATGTGTGAAGTTACTGTTAAACAGTGGCTTCTTTTTTTGTGGATATTATTTACAAATAAAACAGAAACGAAGATGCAATTTTTTGTATAATAAGAATAGTTAAATGTTAAAGAATGTATACAACAAGAATCAACAGCGATTCTAAGGAGAAAGGTGGAACAGGTGAGTTGGTAAAAATCCAAGTGAGACCTGATACATTAGAAGAAATCGCAAGTTCTTTTGCACGAGCAAAAGAAGATAGTAAAAAAAGGATTCAAGATTTGACATTGACTATTTTTAATTTACAGATGCAGTGGATTGGAACATCGCAGCAACGATTTTATTCAGACTTTTTCGAAGCGAAAAAGCATATGGAATCATACATAAAACACTTGAATTTTACAGAATTAGAGTTAAGAAAAATTGCGAGAAAGTTCCGAGAGGCAGATGAAAAAGCATATGGGAACTATGATGTACTGGAGGAAATATGGACAGGTGTTCAAAGGGGAGCAGGTAAGGCAGTAGAAGATACTGTTGAAGGAGTGAAAGACTTTTTTGGAGATGTAAAAGAGTTTGCAGAAGATTTATGGACGGATCCTGAGGGAGTATATGAGGATATAAAAGAAGAAGTAAGTGATTTTATAGAGGATCCTTTCGGGAAACTAGAAGAGTTTGCAGATCATTCCGTTCAACAATTAACACAAACATGGAATGTATTATCGGATTCATTTATCCGCGATGTTATATATGGAGGTGCTGAGGATACTACGGCATGGTTTGCATATGCTTTGACGAGCGTAGGGCTTGGCGTAGCTGGAACAAAGGGGACAGGCGCTTTAAGGAATGGAGTTAGATGGGGTAGGGATTTACCTTCTATGTTTTCTTATGAAATGAGAGGTGGCTTGAGCCCTGCATATGGAGGGAATTCGTATCTGCGTCGTCCTAATATGGAATCTCCATCCAATGATACATTCCGATATTCAATGGCAGGAGTAAGTAGAGAATACAGTCACTTGAAAGATTTAGATAATTTTAAAGTAGGAACAAAAGAAGATGCATTGAAACATATTTTTCAAGGTGAATTGACGAAAAAAGGAAAAGCAATAGGGTTTCATTATAAAGGGACTGAAAATGCTCAGGGAAAGATTATTGGAGAAATAGAGGGACCGAACAAACAGGGGATTTATCAAGCTAATGTAGCAATTGATGGCAAATTAAAGAATGCTAAATCAACGTTTTTTCCAAAAGATTGGACTGAACAACAAGTAATTGACTCTATTAATGAAGCATTTAATAATAAAGAGTTATATAAAGGAAATCGATATATTGGAATTACTACTAATGGTATAAAAATAGAAATGCAAATTAAAAATGGAAAGATTACATCAGCGTATCCTATATATACCCCATAGAAAGGAAGGATCGATAGTGATATTAAAATATCCTTATAAAATTAAAATTCATGAAAAATTTGGTAGTGTTAGAGTGGAATTTGAAAATGAACAAGAACCAAAAAATAATGAATTGATTTCTTTGTTTTTTGGAAGTGATGTACAACCATCTATTGGCTCTGTTAAGGATACAATTGGAGAATTAGATTCTGTGCTTAATGGTAAAAAAGAAAAATTTGAATGTAGTTATAATGGGAGTTATATTGAAGTGGATAAACATCAGGTAATAATCGAAGAATTATTTCCAGATGATGATGATAATCCTTTAACATGTCAAATTGAAACAATTGAATTAAGAAAATTACTATTAATATGGTATCGAGCTGTTGTAACATATCAAAATAAACAAGGAGTAATAGAAATAAAAGAAAAAGAAGAAGCATTAGATTGGATTGAAGAGCAACAAAAAATCGGTGATAAGTTAGAAGAGAATTTGGAAAGATAAATTGCTTAAACAGAAGCAGAATAGAGATAGAAATGCAAAGTAAAAAAGGGAAATTATATCAGTAAATCCTGTATATTCATGATTTTGAAAGAGAGGAAAATTATGCAATTAAAATACCAATATCATTTTACTAAATTGGAACGATTTAATGATGTAATGATTGAATTAAACGAAAATGAGACATTATACAACCCAGATTTAATAACGATTTTCTTTAGTAGTGATATTCAAAGAGCTCATTCATCTGTAAAAAAAGCGATTGGAGAATTCGATAAGGTTTTAAGTGGAGTAGAAGAACAATTTCAATGCAGTTACAATGCAACGGACATTGAGATGGATCGATATAAAACAGTAATAGAGGAGCTGTACCCAGATGATGAAGATCATCCATTACAGTGTGAAATTGAAACAATAGAATTAAGGAAATTACTTTTAGTGTGGTTTGAAGAGTTGACCCAGTATAGATATACACGAGGAAAAATTAAAAAAAAAGAAAAAGAAATAATATTAAACTGGATTGAAGAGCAACAAAAAATCGGTGATAAGTTAGAAGAGAATTTGGAAAGTTAAATAAAATAAATAGCACCTTAACAATACGAAGGCTGGGCTTCGTATTGGCACCAACGCATCCTTCGTGAAATGGACTTAGGTTCAGATGAAGCGATTGAGTTTGCAAAGTTAAATGCAGGTGTTGTTCAGCCATCAAAAACAAGTATCAATCCATACTACCTCGGCATTAAAATCTTTGAAGATATTGAAGAGCGCTATGACAATCCGACCGAGGAAATGAAACGCCGCGGTGTGAAACCTGGATCAGGGCGGGAAAAAATGTTTGAAGTGCGTGAAATCGAGTGGGACGTATCGTTCCTTAGAAATTACTTAAATAAGGATCTCGTTATGCGAGAAGATATGTACTTATTCCAGCGCCAAGGCAAGGAATATAAAGTCGTTGATAAAGATTGGGAAAACGTTCGTGATCAGCTCGTCAATATGCGGACGAATGGTGGCTTCCCGTATTTAGTAGTTGAAGATGGAGATTATTTGAAGAATGGTGAGTTGTATATTAAGCATTCTTATGAAGGAATAGAGCTTGATTTGAAATACTTAGAGAAAGTATTACCGTATATTCATCAGTTATGGGGAAGAACGGTGCATATGGAGTCGAGTGTGGAGAATAAAGGTGTTGTGTTTTCATATGATGGGAAGATGGTGCACCGGAAGTATGTGTGAAAGCATTTATAGTTAAGTATTAATTAAAGTGAAAAGTAAAATATGCAATTTGAAAAATAACGGGGTAAATTTACCCCGTTATTTTTATCTATTTAATGTTATATTAAGAGTCGAATAGCCGAATTTGTTAAACAAGTATAAAAGATTTTGACCATCAATAAGCGTAATTGGCTTATCCTTTATAAATGCGACGGAGTCTTTTCCGAATGAACTTGTTGTTACTAAAATTCCCTTTGTTGCCCCTTCGTGAAGCATAGTTCCATATAAATCACGTACTGCGGATACAGGCACCGTCATATTATATCGTTTTGCCTGAATAATAAATTTACCACCTTTAATTGGATCAGGATCAAAGGCAATAGCATCTACTCCGCCATCGCGACTGGCTTGTGTCACTTTGACTTCGGCACCGTCTTCATTAAACATTTTTTCAAATAATTCTCTGACTAGATGTTCAAAGTCTTCCCAATGCATAGTAGCTAAGTTGTCTGCAGAAGTAAGATTAGCTAAAACCTCTTTTGATTCTACAAAACGTTTGTCAGTCGTTTGTAGAGTCATAATGGGTTTGACAGGAGCTAATGTTGTAAGCTTACCTGCAAATAATCCTTTTAGACTTTGAATACACTTTTTGTAGTCTACTCTGTCCAATTTTATGGATTCAAATTCTTCTCGGGATGCTTGTACAGAAATAATGCATGAGGTAGAATCATTCCCTGTTGCTTCGTCTATATAACTAATCCATCCATTAAATACAACAATATCTACATCGTTGTTATATACAGCTTCAAAAATTTCATGGATTGTTCTTAATGTTATTTGGAATACTACAGATTCATAAAATTCTTCAAACTCTTTCTTTTTCATTTCGACTGATTTGACTTCTTTTCTTGTAGCGATATATTTGTACTCAATAATATTGGGAATTGAAGCTGGATTAGGGAGTTTATATGATACAAGTAGTGTATTTAAATCTTTTCGAAACTGTACATCATATTCTTTCTCAATTCCATCAGGATAAAGAGAGTTCTCTAATACCACATTTACATATTTCTCAATTGCTTCAGATTCTCCTAATTCAAACTGTTTTTGCCAGTTCGTGATGCTGTCATTGTATTGTAGTTGTTCTAACTCAAATGTTTCTTTTTGATGAAGGTGTTCTTTGAGAGCATCTTCTTTTTGCTTTTCGTATGTATCATAGGCTTCATCGTATTCTTTCAAGGCTTTTTCATAAGCCTCTTTCGCCTGTTCTTCTAACTGAATTCTTTTACGTTTGAGAGGCGATATAAATTTCTCTAATATTCCTTCGGCTGGAACGTTATATGTTTGTTTGAAACTATCTAGACTAGGTTTTTGTGTATTAAAAGAATCGTGTACAAATGTTGGATAAGTGTCATACTTCTTTTGGGATTTCCAATCTAGGGTGTCGTCAACTTCTAGGGTAGTATTTAAAATATTTTGATACTCACTAATTACTTCTTGAGCAGCGATTGTGTCAAACTCTGTTTGCATTTTTATATCCTGAATCTTGTCTCGTTCACGCTGTTTCATTTCTGCCTGTGCCCATTTTTGTTCTTGCTCTTGTATCTTTAGATTCAATTCCCAAGAGGAGGCAGCTTTTATTAGTTTACTTTTTCTTAAATATTCATTACTAATGGTTTTTTGATAATGGTATCGATTTGCCATGCTTACACGCCCTTTACAAGTTCAAAATATCCTTTTCTATATTTTACCTGCATAACAAATTAGAGTAAAGATATGGAAGAAGGTGTGAAGTCAGTTTAGTGAGATTCTTAAAATAGTTCTCTTTTAGGAAGGAAACAGGTATGAAATATGATTAAATAACGTGAATTAGAATATTCTATAGAATAGATTTTAGAGAGTTTTGAAGGGTTCAGGCTCGATTTTTATCCGATGAGACATTAAGTTTGTCCTGCTAAGATTATATACATTTAGTGCATATGGAATGCCTACTCGTTTTTCACACTGGAGCTTTGGAAAGTAATTTTTTAAAATGAAGCTTCATTATGATCTAGGACTAAGCAAAATTTATGAATTGGTAATTAACTCGAATCCATGTTATGCGTTCTTATTAGATACAAATAGCCTTATTCAAAATAAGTTGATTGTTGCACATGTATTGGCACATTGTGACTTTTTCAAAAATAATATTCGATTTTCAAATACTAAACGAGACATGGTCGAAAGTATGGCTGCGACCGCAGAACGAATTAAAGCATATGAACACGAATACGGAAGACAGGAAGTTGAAAAGTTTTTAGATGCGGTACTGGCGATTCAAGAACACATTGATCCTTCATTGGTAAGAAATAAACTAGCGTGGACAATGGATGATATGTATGTGGAAGAAAAAGAAGAAAGAAGAAAAACAGATTACGATGATTTGTGGGGATTAGATGATGAGAAGAAAAAGAGAGAGTCTCCACTTATTCGTAAGAAAAAGAAATTCCCACCGCAACCAGAAAAAGATCTATTGCTGTTCATTGAAGAATATAGTCGTGAATTAGAAGAATGGCAGCGAGATATTTTAACGATGTTGCGTGAGGAAATGCTCTATTTTTGGGCGCAAATGGAGATGGGAATAATGAATGAGGGTTGGGCAAGTCTGTGGCATCAAAGAATTTTACGAAAAATGGATTTAACTTCAAGTGAAGCAATTGAATTTGCAAAATTAAACGCAGGTGTAGTTCAGCCATCTAAAACAAGCATTAATCCGTACTATCTAGGAATTAAAATGTTTGAACACATTGAAGAACGTTATGACAATCCGACTGAAGAAATGAAACGAAGAGGGGTTAAGGCTGGATCAGGTAAACAGAAGATTTTTGAAGTGCGTGAGCTGGACAGTGACACATCCTTCATTCGTAATTATTTAACAAAAGAGCTTGTAATGCGAGAAGATATGTACTTGTTCCAAAGGCAAGGAAAAGAGTACAAAGTTATAGATAAAGAATGGACACATGTACGAGCTCAGCTTGTAAATATGAGAACAAACGGTGGATTTCCATATTTGATGATTGAAGATGGCGATTACCTAAAAACTGGTGAGCTATACTTAAAGCATTATTATGAAGGAATTGAACTTGATTTGAAATATTTAGAGAAAGTATTACCTTATATATATCAACTATGGGGAAGAACAGTTCATATGGAATCCGTTGTGGAGAATAAGGGTGTTGTGTTTTCTTATGATGGGAAGATGGTGCATAGGAAGTATGTGTAAAAAAGGCAGTTATCTTGGATATGAAAAATCTAAGATAACTGCCTTTTTTCAGTATTTTCTTCTGATAAACAAGAGGATATTACTTATGTGTTATTCCTTTCAACTCTCTGTAAAATGCCTTGTATAAAAACTATTGCCCCTTTAATAATAATATTTTGAACTTCTTTCTTGGTTATAGATACTATATATGTATCCATATTTTCAGCCCCATTGTGTAGGTGGATAGTTTTGAAGTTCTTTCAGCTGGAATAATATTTATTATATCTTGTCCTTGTTCTCTCACAAAAGAAAACATCCAATAGACGCCTTCGTGAGTGAACATATTCCTTACTGTATTAAACATATTTGCTACCATTTCAACCGTTGTAGGCTGAGAAGGGCTACAACGGTTGAATATTACGAATTAATATAAGTTGATCTTCTTGTGAAATACAGTCTTAAAAAAAATCTTGAAAAGTATCCTTTCCCGATTGTATCTTCTCCATTTCGTTAGCTAACGTTATATGTCTGTAAAGTTGATGAAGAGCTCTTTTGGGTGCTGGATTAGAATGATTTTCACATATCAAGACAAAATCTATAGCTTCTTGTTTCGATTTAAAATAAGGATTACAAAAAGTAATTAATTCAGGTATCAATTTTTTAGCAAAGCCTCTGTATCCTCTTTAAAAAATGCACTTAATCCTTTGAACATTAATCTTAACCTCATTTATTTAATCTAATGGGGAACAACATGAAATAAACTTAAAAGAAATATACTAGATTGCTTCATCTTTACTTTGTATTATCATAGCCTTCTTATTTAAATCCGTTATCATTCTAGTTTTGACTTGAACTTGCTGATTTAGCGTGCCGTCTGACGTTACATCGAAAATTAAATTGTTTAATTGATTAATGTCATTTTCAGAATGATGATAAAATAAGCGATAATAAAGTAATTTAATCATAGCTGTTTCTTTAATAAGTTTTGATTTATTATTTTTTAAAAATTGTTTCATAAATCCAATATAATTTTCTAATCTGAGATCGCTGTACAAGCAAATTAACATAAACTTTTCAAAATCAGTATCTACTTCTTCTATAACTTCCGCTATAATTTTTTTTAATTTAGGTGTTCCTAAGCTATCTAAAATAGAATGCTGCATAATAATAGGTATACCGGTCTTTAAAATATATTCATATTTCTTCAGCATTTCTTTTTCAAGTTCTTCCCCCTGCATATCATCTGCAATCTTATCTAGTACAGCCTTATATAGTACGCCAATAAGCTTAGTAAATCGGTTTATACTCTTTTTTACAGCTTCTTTTTTTACTTTTTTCTCTACGAGCTCTAAGTTTTTAACTAAACTAGAATATAACATCAGATTGTCCATGAATTCAATTTCAGATGCACGCTTTCTATGTTGAGTGGAACTATCTATTTCTTTGGGTGACTTTGGTACATCGCTCGATTTTTTTACATCTAAAATTTCATCTTGTTGTTCTTCAGTCATTGTAAACTCACTTAGCATTTGTTTCAGCTCTTCAGATTTAAGTTTTTCTGACACGATTGCATCGATAGGTAAATTACCGATCTTTTCTATGTCTATTATCTCATCTATAGCTTCAAAAGATTTCATTAAGCGTTCTTCAAGAATCTCTAAAATACCATGACTATTCTTCCTTGTTAATCCTGCTAGGTATATTATTTCATTCTGATATAATAAGTAATAAGGCTCTGAAAGAATTTTGTCACGAAACTCCTTATTCTCTTCCATCAACATATACTTGGCTACAAATAACTCATAAAAACATTGGAAACGGAAAAATACTTTACCATT
This region includes:
- a CDS encoding restriction endonuclease — translated: MANRYHYQKTISNEYLRKSKLIKAASSWELNLKIQEQEQKWAQAEMKQRERDKIQDIKMQTEFDTIAAQEVISEYQNILNTTLEVDDTLDWKSQKKYDTYPTFVHDSFNTQKPSLDSFKQTYNVPAEGILEKFISPLKRKRIQLEEQAKEAYEKALKEYDEAYDTYEKQKEDALKEHLHQKETFELEQLQYNDSITNWQKQFELGESEAIEKYVNVVLENSLYPDGIEKEYDVQFRKDLNTLLVSYKLPNPASIPNIIEYKYIATRKEVKSVEMKKKEFEEFYESVVFQITLRTIHEIFEAVYNNDVDIVVFNGWISYIDEATGNDSTSCIISVQASREEFESIKLDRVDYKKCIQSLKGLFAGKLTTLAPVKPIMTLQTTDKRFVESKEVLANLTSADNLATMHWEDFEHLVRELFEKMFNEDGAEVKVTQASRDGGVDAIAFDPDPIKGGKFIIQAKRYNMTVPVSAVRDLYGTMLHEGATKGILVTTSSFGKDSVAFIKDKPITLIDGQNLLYLFNKFGYSTLNITLNR
- a CDS encoding WXG100 family type VII secretion target, encoding MVKIQVRPDTLEEIASSFARAKEDSKKRIQDLTLTIFNLQMQWIGTSQQRFYSDFFEAKKHMESYIKHLNFTELELRKIARKFREADEKAYGNYDVLEEIWTGVQRGAGKAVEDTVEGVKDFFGDVKEFAEDLWTDPEGVYEDIKEEVSDFIEDPFGKLEEFADHSVQQLTQTWNVLSDSFIRDVIYGGAEDTTAWFAYALTSVGLGVAGTKGTGALRNGVRWGRDLPSMFSYEMRGGLSPAYGGNSYLRRPNMESPSNDTFRYSMAGVSREYSHLKDLDNFKVGTKEDALKHIFQGELTKKGKAIGFHYKGTENAQGKIIGEIEGPNKQGIYQANVAIDGKLKNAKSTFFPKDWTEQQVIDSINEAFNNKELYKGNRYIGITTNGIKIEMQIKNGKITSAYPIYTP